AGTGCGCACGGCCCAGCCGCACCACCTCCGCGTCCAGCTCCACGCCCACCACCTCCACGCCGGGGTACGTCTCCCGCAGGCCCCTGGCGCTCGTGCCCGCGCCCAGGCCCAGGACCAGCACCCGGGGCGCTCGTGGCGCTGCCTGGGCCATGGCGGGGACCAGCAGGTAGTGCCCGAAGACTTCTCCGCGCACAGGCAGGCCAGGCCGGTGGACGCTCTGCACCGCGTAGCCCTCATCGAAGACGAGCGAGCGGGTGCCGTTTTCGTCCTTCACCACCTGGATGAAGGCATAGGGGGACTCGGCCACGTCCACGGCCTTGGGGGCGCGGGGCAGGGCGTGGGCGCCCAGGGCCAGTGCCACCATGGGCACGCCCACGGCGGGCAGCCGCCACCGCCACCCCAGGCTCCAGGAGGCCGTGAGCCCCAGCACCGCCGCGAAGAGCGCCATGGTGCGCGCGGTGCCCAGCAGCGGCAGCACGACGAAGGCCGCCAGCAGCGTTCCGGTGATGCTGCCCACCGTGGATGCGGAGGACAGCCGTCCGGCGTGCGCGCCCGCTGACTCCACTCCCGCCAGCCCCACGCGCAGCACGTACGGCCCCACCGCGCCCAGCACCAGCAGGGGCGGCATCGCCACCACCAGCAGCAATGCCACGCGGCCCAGCCCCTCCATGGGGCGTCCGCCCAGCACCGCGGCCGTCGCGCCGGGCAGCAGCACCCGCGCGAGGAAGGGCAACATGGCCAGGGCGAGCGCGGAGAGGCAGAGCGCGCTCAGCAGCAGTGTCAGGCGACCCGAGCGGTCCGCCACGCGGCCTCCCAGATGCGCGCCCAACGCGAGCCCACCCAGGACCAGGGAGATGAGCGCGGCCCAGACGGGCGTGCTGCTGCCGAAGTAGGGCGCCATCAGGCGTGACGCCGCCATCTCCGACGCCATGACGGTCGCGCCGGTGATGAAGGACAGCCATGTCAGCGAAGACGTGGGTCGCATGCTCGGACGCTTGCTTCAGCAAGGCCCGTTCCAAGGCGAAGTCCTCGAAATGATTGATGTGGGGGGACAGCGACGGCAGGGGTGCTGTGACAGGTGTGTCAGGGGCGTGTTATCGGGCGGCGATGCCCCGCCGCTTCCGGGCGGCGGTGATCGTCAGCAGCAGCACGACCATGGGCACGCCCAGCACCAGTGGCCACAGCCAGAGCGGCTCGCCGCCGTGGATGACGGCGCGGAACTCGCGGCCTTCGGTGGGGGCGTCCATCAACTCCGCGAGGTTGAGCTTCCACTCCACGGTGTCCTTCTGCTCGTTCACCGTGCCGTTCGTCTCGCCGATGCCAGGGCCGTGGATGCGAAGGGTGAGGCGGTTGTTGATGAGCATGGCCTTCACCATGCCCTTCGCGAGCTCCTGGGCGGCCTGCTCCGCGGCCTCGTCACCGATGCCGACCGGCGCGGTGAAGGCCTTCTCTGGGTTGAAACGCTGGGTGTAGACGTAGTCCCCGCCCTGGCGCTCGATGCGGAAGTCCCACGCATCCTTCGGCGACGACGGTTGGCCCTGGGTGTGCTGCTCGGCGGCGCGGCGGTAGAGCTCCGGGAGCCGGGTGACGTCCTTCACCGTCACGTCGTAGACGAGATGGACCTGGCCGTCCTTCTCGTAGTCCCGGAGCATCACCTGGGAGACTTCCGGGTCCTGGCGCAGCGCCTGCTCCGCCTCGCGCGCCTGCGCGAGCAACGCTTCCTTGGTATCCGTCGCACCGCCCAGCCGCGCCAGCGCCGTCAGTGACTTGGGCATCCCCATGTCGACGACGAGGCGCGCCGAACCTCCTGGCTCAATCCAGAGGTCCTGCTCGACGTTGAAGCAGCCCGTCAGGAAGAGGGACAGCGCTGTGAGCAGCAGCGCGGGACGAAGCAGGGTGCACGGTGAGCCATGGAGCATGGCTCACCAGTATGCTGGGACTGTTTCACGCGGAGAAGGGGAGGGACGCCACCTTCACCGTG
This genomic stretch from Myxococcus virescens harbors:
- a CDS encoding fused MFS/spermidine synthase produces the protein MRPTSSLTWLSFITGATVMASEMAASRLMAPYFGSSTPVWAALISLVLGGLALGAHLGGRVADRSGRLTLLLSALCLSALALAMLPFLARVLLPGATAAVLGGRPMEGLGRVALLLVVAMPPLLVLGAVGPYVLRVGLAGVESAGAHAGRLSSASTVGSITGTLLAAFVVLPLLGTARTMALFAAVLGLTASWSLGWRWRLPAVGVPMVALALGAHALPRAPKAVDVAESPYAFIQVVKDENGTRSLVFDEGYAVQSVHRPGLPVRGEVFGHYLLVPAMAQAAPRAPRVLVLGLGAGTSARGLRETYPGVEVVGVELDAEVVRLGRAHFDLPSEVEVHVGDARAFLASDTRQYDVILVDAFRFPYVPFHLTTREFAAAVAARLKPGGVACFNVGRYAQERAVVEAVGATLATVFPEVRAADARNHSNTLLFAGAPGLAERLAARTASLPASLRPLAERVAGELKPVPEGEPLTDDRAPVELLTDAILLRALSSGEKLQ